A window of Quercus robur chromosome 12, dhQueRobu3.1, whole genome shotgun sequence genomic DNA:
ACCTACTGGATAGGTTATAGAAATTCTGGTAGTTTTCTTTTGATGATAAATGTGCTCTTTAGTCTTGTTGAAGTCTATAAATAGGTTATCTATGGTCACACCTGAATCATAAAAATGGTGAATCTAAAGttacattttttctttatttcacaaAGCATTAAGGTGATGTTCTGAAATGAGTGTATGTCTCTTCCTCAAATCCTATTTCTAAAGTGTAAGGGTGGATATTCTAATTTTTGGTTTACATCAAGAATGTAAAGGAATTTGGTGACTCTCATCCAAATTGGCTGCCATCATTTGTGGCCCAGCATATGATTGCATCCAGTTCAGATGGAGTTTACTCTCTAGTTGTAAGAGAAGATCAAATTGGTTTGTGTTTAGAAGTGAACTGAGAATACGATTAAGCTTGTTGCATGTGAATAAAATGAAGATTAGTATGACATGTAGGTTGACTAACATTGGTCGGGTGTTTTTGTattgaaaccttttttttttttaattgcagcAAACATCCTATGTTAAGGATAATTTGTTTGGAGGTTTTACTTTTTGTGAATGTGGTTAATGTTAagttgttgaaacttgaaatccATTCTTTTAATTGAGCTACATATTTTGGATAATATTTGTAGTTTGTCTATGATTTCTGGATATGGGCATCTATTGTATTTTCAGGATAGACACATGGACACAAGGTGTTGGGCACAATTCCTAGAACTCTAGATATTGGGACTTGACTATTTTTGAATATACATGCAACCCACTTCTTTACACAGATACTCTAGCTTATATTGATAATATGGAATCTAGatgttaattttgataattttcttttcttatttaatgGAGTGCTCTTTTATATGAGTCCTGTTTACTTGGGTTGTGccccttttgagtttttctAATTTAGTTATTTTACCTATATCAAAAAAGGATATAAGAACtctattttgtaaaacaaaaGTACTAGCTACATATAAGTTTtgttttcattcttcttttcttaaaaaaaaaaaaaaaaaaaaagaaagaaaaggaaaaaaaaaaaggagagaggaaAATGCAGGCACTGAAATTCTGCACTTCTTTTTAATGTTAGATGAAAGTGAAGTTTTAGATAAGTATTCAAATGAGTTTTGAGCATTGATGGACATAAGTGACTGTGACCTTGAGTATTTGATACACCAAATCTTGTCTATGAGTGTCCTACTAAACATGGTTTAATAGTTGACTATATGAATCATCCCTTGATGCAGACGGAGACAAAAAACAGGTTcagttttatttgattttaggaGTGAAGGGTTTTTTCCCCATAAGTATGGAGGGAAATGAAATACAGGATATTTAATGGAGTGGAGACCTCGTTTGATCATTGTTCTTGACATCATTTTTTGAGTGATCTTGAATTTTTGGGTCTTGGCAATAGTGATATGCAGTCTGTTGTAAACTTTATAGTTtccctttcattttattgtatttttattctatGAAATACTTGCACTATCTCATGTAAATACCATATGTACGTGAGGTTTCCCCtctttctcaataaaattattacttataGTAGGCTAAAGAGGATAACCTTATCTCTGAGAATCAAAATTCGTTTGTTGGTGGAAGGCAAATTTTGGATTCAGTGCTCATTGCAAATGAGTGTCTGGATAGTAGGCTAAAGAGCCGGATTCCGGGGGTGGTTTGCAAGCTTGATATTGAAAAAGCCTATGACCATGTCAATTGGGAGGCTTTGTTTTATCTGTTGGACCGAATGGGTTTTGGGTTGAAATGGAGGGGGTGGATTAAGGCTTGTGTTTCTTCTGTCCGATTTTCAGTCCTAGTAAATGGATCTCCTGAAGGTTTTTTTGGAAGCTCCCGTGGGTTGAGACAAGGAGACCCGTTATCCCCgtttttgtttctcttgatAATGGAGGTTTTAAGCAGAATTCTGAAGAAGACAGAGGAGAATAACCTTATTCGGGGTTTTCATGTGGGAGCTGTAAATTCTATTGGTGTGCGGATTTCCCATTTGTTATTTGCGGACGACACTATCTTATTTTGTGATGCCTCTATGGACCAGCTGCTAGCTATAAGGTTGGCGCTGTCTTGTTTTCAGGCTTTTACAGGATTGAAGGTCAATGTTGGGAAAAGTGAGATTGTCCCTGTTGGGGAGGTGAATAATCTAGTTGCACTGGCTAGTATTCTGCATTGTAGAGTGGGGAGTTTGCCTATGAAATACTTGGGGATGCCTTTGGGAACTTCTTTTAAGACTGCTTCgatttggaatcctatcttgGAGAAGATGGAGAAGAAACTTTCAGGGTGGAAGCGACTTTATTTATCTAAGGGTGGTAGACTCACTTTACTTAAGAGTACTCTCTCTAGCCTTCCTACgtattttttatctctcttcacTATTCCTAAAGCAGTGGCTGCTAGAATGGAAAGTATTCAGAGGAATTTTCTTTGGGGGACTTCTGAGGGGAACTTCAAATAccctttggtggcttgggaaaaggTGTGTTTACCGGTTGAATTGGGGGGATTGGGGATAAGAAGTGTGGCGTTGTTTAATCAAGCTTTATTAGGGAAATGGTTGTGGCGTTTTGGTCATGAAGTTACCCATCTTTGGCGGAGAGTTATCTCCACAAAATATGGTGAGTGTCAAGGGGGGTGGTGTACGAAAGTGTGCAGGAGGACTCATGGATGTGGCCTTTGGAGAAGCATTCAGGAAGGATGGGAGAGTTTTTCTAAGCATCTGTCTTTTGTAGCGGGTGATGGCACCCGTATCCGCTTCTGGCACGATAGGTGGATTGGGGATAATTCCCTAAAAGATCTATACCCTGAACTCTTTGTTTGTTCAACTGCCAAGGACGCTTGCATCTCTGAGGTTTTGTGGCTTCCAGAAGGAGGCACTATTAGAGTGTGGGATTTAAGGTTTCACAGAGCTTTCGAAGATTGGGAACTTCCTGCATCTTTTTCCCTACTTCAGTTTATCCAATCGCGTATTCCTCGGGGGGTTAGGAGAGATTCTCTTTGTTGGCGGCTCAAAGGTAATGGTAAATTTGACACCCGATCGTATTACCATGCAATTCAGAGTAATTCGAACTCTCAGTTTCcttggaagggtgtttggaaaccTAAGATTCCTAAGCGAGTGGCCTTCTTCCTGTGGACAGCTGCTCACGATCGGATTCTCATGTTGGATAATCTCAGGCTTAGGGGTCGCATTTTGAcaaattggtgttgtatgtgttgttgtGATGGGGAGTCGGTTGACCATCTCCTCCTTCACTGTCCTGTTACTCATACCTTATGGACCTTCATGCTTCAGGCTTAtggtattcattgggttatgccaggaTTGGTGGCGGGATTGTTGTCTTGTTGGCATCAGTGGCTCGGGAAGCACAACTcgaatatttggaatttgattccAGGGTGCATAATGTGTACTGTTTGGTTGGAACGGAATCGTCGCTCCTTTGAGAACAAGGAGAAGACGTTGGATGAGTTGAAGGTTTTAAGCCATCGTAGTCTTTTTGAGTGGTCTCGTTGTTGGGGTTTTACAGAGTCTTCGTCTCTTCCAGAGTTTTTGTCCTCCCTtagtttttctatttgatttccCTCTTCTTTGTTTGGCTGtttgtttcttctgtttctttttgttcatcatcatgaacatcttgtattattcatcttttatttattaataatagttcttatattacctatcaaaaaaaaaaaattattacttataaaaaagaacaaaacaatttcaactcCAATTTATCAGAATGCCTTCTCCTTCTTAAATTGGATTGAGAGGTTGAACGTTTTGTTTTAGACATTAGGCCAGCCTCTTTTTGCTCTCCTTCTCATGGATGAGGAATGCTCCATAAAGCCAACGTTTGGGCACCTTCTCATGGTTGAGGAATGCTCCAGCACCATCTCAAATTTGAGTTCTTAATTTTGTTGACTCTcttttatactcttttttttttgggtgtgtgcaCACGCATGCAAGTGATCAACAATTTCATTAATGTAAAAACGGGATGTATACAAGAGAGAGAACAAATAAAGGGTGCAAAAAGTAagtattaaaattaaaaaatttcttgaaaacTAGAAAACTTGAGGGGAAAGCTGGAATCAAGGGTTTAGTCCATTTTTGAGGAATCTTTAATAAATCATTCTTCAATCTATCTACCGGAGTCTCCTTCGTGTAAGTGATCAACAATTTCATTAACATAAAAATGGGATGACAAGACATAGAACAAAAAAAGGGTGCAAAAAGTAAGTATTAAAGTTCAAAATATCTTGAAAACTAGAAAGCTTGAGGGGGAAGCTGGAATCATGGCTTTGGTCCATTTTTGAGGAGTCCTTGATAAATCATTCTTCAATCTATCTACCGGAGTCTCCTTTCCTTCAAACATTATCTCATTCCTctctccaaatacaccacatcataAATAGGGGAATGGCCTTCTAAATGTTGTTTCCTTTGTGTTTACCAAACCTCCTTTTCCACCCCTTGGAAACTTGATTTTCGATGAAGGTTGGTGCAAAACAAATGCCCAATTGTCaggactaaattttgaaatgctGCTCCTCTAATTCTTGGATGAGCTAGGGTGTTTGGTTTTACTACAGAGTTTATTCAATGAGTTCCAGTTGTCCCTACAATTAAAATCATCCTTATATGTGGTAAAAGATAGCATACTTTTTCAGCCTTACTGTTGTTATGTAAATATTTTacgtttttattttcatttacatTGTTATCTAAATTTAGAGGTAGACATAATTATTCCAGTTTCTTTGTTCATAGATGTTTATGTCTCCATGAATTCtattcataattttctttttcctgtttAGTATTTATTGTTTTGCTAGGTTGGGATCACTCAACTTTATACTCTTTGTGTATTCTGCTGATTGAACAGGGTTTTAGGAAGGTTGATCCAGACCGCTGGGAATTTgcaaatgagggttttttgagGGGTCAAAAACACCTGCTTAAGAGTATTAGTCGGCGAAAACCTACACATGGACACAGTCAGCAACAGCCACAGCAATCACATGGACAGAATTCATCAGTAGGGGCTTGTGTAGAGGTCGGGAAGTTTGGCCTGGAGGAAGAGGTAGAGAGGCTTAAAAGGGACAAGAATGTGCTTATGCAGGAACTTGTCAGGCTGAGGCAGCAGCAACAAACTACCGACAATCAGCTGCAAACCATGGTGCAGCGTCTTCAGGGCATGGAGCAGCGGCAACAACAAATGATGTCATTCCTAGCAAAGGCTGTGCAGAGCCCTAGCTTCTTGGCTCAATTTGTGCAGCAGCAAAATGAGAGCAACAGGCGCATTACTGAAGCCAACAAAAAACGAAGGCTCAAGCAAGAAGGTATTTCTGAGAGCGAACATTCTACTACTACTTCTGATGGACAGATTATTAAGTATCAGCCTCAAATGAATGAGACAACTACAATGCTTAGGCAGATCATGAAAATTGATGCTAATTCCAGGCTTGAACCTTTTAAAAACAATGATAGTTTTCTGATTGCTGATGGTTCATCTTCATCTGATGCAACGGACACTGGTAGCTCTCCAAGCCGTTTATCTGGAGTGAGACTGCAAGAGGTAGCACCAACAACAGGGCAGTCATCTTATATGCCATCATCTTCAAGGGTAGCTCCAAGGGTATCAGGGAATGGACCCTCAGCTGCAACTTCCGAAATTCAATCTTCACCTCGTGCTGTAACTTCTGATAAAGTTACAACACCATTCCTAGATATGAGTGTGCTGGTTGGACCACAAGATGCACCTTCCATTTCAATTCCTGAGGCAGATGTAATCATGCCTGAGCTCTCTCAAATAcctgaaatgatgcctggaagTATTGTTGATATTCCTGAACAAACTTACATTGGACTTGAGACAGGCAAGAGTGGATTTCTAGATCCCACTTCTTTGGAAGTGAATGAGCCAATTCCCATAGACATTGATAATATTTCCCCAGATCCTGAAATTGATGCCTTGCTAGACAATTCTGACTTTTGGGATAACTTCCTTGTGCAAAGTCCAATGCCTGAGGACATTGAATTAAACTCTGCAGATGGTTTGTCCAAGGAGAATGAAGCGCAGCCAGATGAGAATGGATGGGAAAAATCTCAGCATGTGGACAAGCTAACAGAACAAATGGGCCTTCTTACATCAGATACCAAAAGGGTTTGATAGTGGTTACTAATTGCCCATATGGGGACCCTAGATTTAGtatactctatttttttaatttggattttCCTTTGCCTCATGTTGGTGCTGAGTTAAATGAACGAGCAAAGTGGTGTTAGTGGCTATATGTTCCTTTGTACAGTTTGATGCCCTGCTCTATGGAATGACTGTAGACGGCCTTTGTTTGAAGGAACAACTTGTAGTGGATgcctttttctaaaattttatggcCCGTTTGGATAGATGGGagaaggagggggagtggaggAGTGTAGAGTAGAGTTAGTTTAATATAGACTTAATTTTGaactaaatctactctactccccctccctcaCGGGCCATTAGTCTTCTTGTACCATTGCAAATATTTCACTAGTTACATTACCCTTCTTTGAATACACGTTTGTTCATAGTTATCTGAAGCGATCTTAGTAAATATCTGATGCTTTTGGTATTTGACATAGTAAATGTAGGTTTTAGGCTGCTTTAGGCTGGATGCAATGCTCATAGACAAATTCATTCAGATTGCACATGGATATCCCATGAACATGGGTccatcttattttttataaaatcttcTGAATGGTCAACGGGACATCACACAGGCGTAGTATCATTGAGATAATAGGACCTAAATGTGGACAGTCATGTTTAGCCTGAGCAAGATGCGTTGTCAGTTTGTGTTAGCCGTGGGCTTTACATCTTATACTGATTCGAGTAGAATTGATATTTTTCTCCAGTGATGATCTAAGGGTGGAAGGTTGGCACACCTTTGAAAGTTGAAAGGACAAAAAATAGGTTTTCACATACATAAAAAAGACAGCTATATTTGTAGATTGGCAGTACGTACGctgctctttttattttttaggggaAAGAAAAGTTAGACTAGTATCTATCTGATATGGTTTGTGCTAGAATCTTGGAACGGGTGACAGATTGTGGagctttataatttttctaatttgagTTCTCTAAAAGTAATGCTCTTTAGCTTATTGATAAACAAAGACCCTCCCACTTGGTGAATCCCACGCAAGGATAGCCATAAGCTAATGATGCAAGTCATACTAGTGTTGGTCCGTTTTCTGTGCATTGCAGACTTATGAGTGCCAAATGTTTCCCAGTTCAACCAAGAAAAAGTTTCCCTCActcttctaagttctaacagcTTCCAGGGAAATAGCTACACGTTTTAGAGTTTCTGTTTTGGTGCATGAAAAGGAGCAATTGCTCTCAACCCCCATTTAAGCATAGCTATCCATTATTCCATTCCATACCCTATAACACTTACCTCTGTTAGTTAAGGGAAAAGCGGCTGTTACATGGCTTTGCCTTCCATTTCGGCTTCTGATCCTAATTATATGATTTTGCCGGCACAATCCCTTTATCACTCACTATCTGTTATTGTACCAAATCCTAAATGCGCACTTGGTATCACACCCTTGATCATGAATGAGGTTGTCAGAATCAGGCGGATGAGATTCCCCTTATCTTTCAATTGTAacccatgaatttttttttttgtgggaacACTAACCCATGTGTTAGCCACCAAGATATATTTGTTCATAAAAAAGGTTTCTAGTTACCATAATTGACATAttagatttaaaaatatatgtgtaagcatgttgaggttgatgctaataaaagtgatattaatgatggGTCCATGTGAAAGTGACGTTACTCTAATCACAATTCATCAGAATCAACTGTTATCTAAAAgattgtgaaaattattgtatctctagcattactgtAAAAACTAATTACCTTTAGAGCCAAGATAGGCATTGACATAACCACAAAAAACTCACCTGCCCTTGAATTATGGGATAGTCACATTCAGTTGTTAGCCTTCTGATGTGCTTGTGGGTTGCATGCTCTAACCAATCCCATGTATTAATGCTCGTCAGATTGATTTCTTCGCTACACATATACACGAAGTGAAAGAAGTACTTATAAGCAGACatagggagagagaagaagagaggcTGTAAGAGTGTAAATGACAttggtgagagagagaagacaccAACAAGCACTAAAGCTATCCTTGCCACCACCAGTTCCAGTAGCTGAGTTCCAGCACCAGATCCACTTGACTGCATTGTTGCCAGCCCCTGGTCCTGACTCTCCAGGCATTGACAACCTCTCTGACCTAGAGAAAATGGCTGTTCTTGGCCATGGCACTGGTGGCACCGTCTATAAAGTCCTTCACAAGAAAACCTCATCAATTTATGCATTAAAAGTGCTCCGGTTCAATCAAAATACAATCAGCATTTGCCGCCAGGCTGCACGCGAGGCTGAGATCCTCAAAAGAGTTGATTCACAATATATTATAAGGTGTCATGCAGTTTTTGATAATGGTTTCATTGATACAGACAATGGGGGTGGTGATCTTTGCTTTGTTATGGAGTACATGGAAGGAGGCTCACTACATGATGTGTTGCGAGCACGCCAGAGACTACCTGAGCATGTAATCTCTGGCGTGGCTAGGCGTGTCCTAGAAGGACTGCACTATCTGCATTCCATGCAGATAGTGCATAGGGACATAAAACCATCAAACTTACTTGTAAATGATAAGGGAGAGGTGAAGATTGCAGACTTTGGGGTTAGCCATATTGTGGCTGGGACACGTGAGGCATGTCATGACTCCAACATGGGCACATGTGCATACATGAGCCCAGAAAGGTTTGATCCAGAGAGATGGGGTGGTGATAATGCAAATGGGTTTGCTGGGGATGTGTGGTCACTTGGGGTGGTGGTGTTGGAATGTTATGTAGGTCATTTTCCATTGATCGGTCCTGCGCAAAAACCAGACTGGGCAACATTAATGTGTGCAATTTGCTTTGGGGAGATGCCAGAGATACCGGAAACAGCCTCACCGGAGTTTCGGAGCTTTATAAGGTGGTGTTTAGAGAAGGattggaggaagagagggacGGTAGGTGAGCTTCTCGGCCATGCTTTTGTGAATAGAAATTGTTAGAATTCTATGTAAAGGAGTGGTTGATTAGTTCAATTGCGCttgcttctctttctttttttacctcACACTAGaataattctttttgttttgagttcaCAATAATTCTTTTGATCTCACTTCCTTTTGGTCTTGGGGGATCAGTCATGCCACAGAATTTTTGGTTGCAAGTTGGAAGTGGCTAGAGTCTATTGCAAGGGTGGTGGCCATTGCAGTGTAGTGCGAGTGTGTGTGTAGGTGGTGATGACAAATGACAAAtgtgtttttgaagaaatttTATCTGATCTTCAAAAACAAGTTGCCAAGATCCCTTATTTCTTTGttatacatattattttattttaaataattcctCTCAACATACcaaatttttatcaattgtCCTCCCATCGATTTGCTTTTGTATATTTTCCAGACCACAATAATtttatacttttgtcacattaaTACTCCATTTATTATACAATATCTTTAATAGTGAATTGGctgatgaaaattttattttattttttaaaattagaaagatGAAAAATCATATTAAGATATGTTATGAATGAAAAGATATATTTTAGTCTAAGACTTtacataatttaatatatttgggCCCGTTTGGATTAAggggagagtagaggggagtagagtagaattggcTGAAAATAGGATAATTTTGAGCCAATTccactctactctactctactctcaatctctccccctcaatccaaacagtaAAGAAGTAAAGATAAGTTGGTGGTGGTTTTGCAATTACAGTGCAATAACAAAACTCCGCAAATTATACAACTTAGTTAATAAGCATTATTAATTCTTCATTCTTAATTACCCAGCTGTCAGAGAAAACTCACTTGATTATTACCTAACAAAAGAAAACTCACTCGATTCCCAAATAATTAAAGACAAAGTTGTCATTGCAAAAAGGATTTGAGTTTGAATTCCACTTATACCAAAATAAATTGGTGTCTAATTTGAGTTTGAATTCCACTTATACCAAAATAAATTGGTGTCTAAGTATAATAATAGTTATTATCATGAAGCAAATATTATATGTTCGAATAGTAtaatatctcaaaaaaataaaaaataaaaaggaaagaaaatagtaaTGTTGTTCCTTTATTGTGTCAGCTTCCTTAAAATACTTTCGAAATGTGCTTGGAAACTTATATTCCTTTAACCCTTTTTTGTTCTAATTACATTccagaagggaaaaaaaaggcaatGTCAGTgggagtttttaattttatttttgttattatttattctgTTTTACCATAAGCTTGTAAATTAAAGTTTTCCCTTTGTTTTATCTTTCACCAGAGGTAGTTTGCGTAGACAAATCTTTAGACAGGGTAAGATAATGGAAAACGAGAATGATCATAGTTAAGTTCGCGCTAATCTGGAAGACCAGCATAGTTCTCAAGTGTCAAGCAAGAAGACCTCACCCTCCTTTACATTACCAAATAATGAGGGTTAGAACTTAGAACAAAGAGCCTACACCACTAAGAGTCTATAGCATCATCCCCTTTTCTTGATTTCATTCACAACCTCTTCTATTGGAAGCCAAAAATCATCACAAAGTAGCATGGAGAAAGCAAGACAATGGTTGTCTGTTCTATGCTTTCTACCATTGAAAAGCATCAGGTTCCAGCCTATAGGTGGAAGAGCCTGTAAATTCAATCAATGGAACAACCTAATCAACCAGAAATTTATGAAAGTAGGTCCAATCTCCCCATGCTTAACACACCAAAAGGAGAGTGACAAGAGATTAATGCCTTGCCAAGAACCTTGTAGCTCATAGCtcttggtgtgtgtgtgtgagagagagagagagagaaggggggggggggggggggggtgtcaaCTAAATCATTACAATTTACTTGCACATATACATATAGTAGGCCAGCAATTATAAAACCTCTAAGGCAGACAGACCTACTTTTCATTACACTGTGTGTGAGTTTGGATAGTGCATTTTGCTCGTTTCAGTGTgactgcaattttttttagtgggtccaTGGGCACTGTTCCTGGGACCCGCAAGTACGGAAAAATGCAAATCTAACTTTAAAATTaggtctcacggcactattcacacatttaaaaattattttattacagtgttttcagttttcagcaataagcggtatctagACAGACCCTATATGTTTAGTAATTATAAGTAGGATTTTTAAGGCATGCCACTGACATTCAGGAGTGGTTAAATTTCTCAGTTTGGCTTCAGGGACCCCTGAAATGAACAGATTACCAAATGGAACAGTCCTGATCACTTCATATACATTTGCTCATTTGTCAAATTcaatgaaaactgaaaaagcaaAACCGTTCAGAATAGCTGTATAAAAAGAAACAGAGGGGATACAGACTCTAAGCCCTTCAATGTATATTCTACTTGAGATGAATTTCAGCACTTGAACagttttaattataattaatttgaggAAGGTTAAAGAAGCACGTCTTAATAATTCACAGTATACCAtatatacttatcaaaaaaaaaaaattcacagtaTACCATATAATATGCTTCTGTTCTAAGAATTCAGAATCATTTTGGTGGAGCCAAATTCCAACTCTTTGATATTTCTGTCGGCTTGTGAAGAAAACCACCTGAAGTGAATTTACAATGAAACTCAATTACCAATGTTAATGTTGCAATGAACAGAAAAACAGGTAGTGGCACTAACATAAGGTGATATACGAAAAATATGAGCTGAAGCAATATATAACAAAACCAGGCTCTCAAAACCACAAAAAGGCTAAGCAAGCAATTTTAGATTctaatatatgttttaaaaaatagaaaaaaaaaatgtgaaagatGCTATTGAGTCCCCACCAATGAGCAAGACAATAGAGGATATACCAAAAAGCATGTCCTTTTGCCTAAATTAATCTTCTAGACATGTTTCATAAAATAATGGGTTACATCCCTGTGTGTCCAGC
This region includes:
- the LOC126707953 gene encoding heat shock factor protein HSF8; this encodes MESVVTTEGDSAASSGGGGGGGAQQQQQAPSPMPSGTGPPPFLSKTYDMVDDPATDPILSWSPTNNSFVVWNPPEFARDLLPKYFKHSNFSSFVRQLNTYGFRKVDPDRWEFANEGFLRGQKHLLKSISRRKPTHGHSQQQPQQSHGQNSSVGACVEVGKFGLEEEVERLKRDKNVLMQELVRLRQQQQTTDNQLQTMVQRLQGMEQRQQQMMSFLAKAVQSPSFLAQFVQQQNESNRRITEANKKRRLKQEGISESEHSTTTSDGQIIKYQPQMNETTTMLRQIMKIDANSRLEPFKNNDSFLIADGSSSSDATDTGSSPSRLSGVRLQEVAPTTGQSSYMPSSSRVAPRVSGNGPSAATSEIQSSPRAVTSDKVTTPFLDMSVLVGPQDAPSISIPEADVIMPELSQIPEMMPGSIVDIPEQTYIGLETGKSGFLDPTSLEVNEPIPIDIDNISPDPEIDALLDNSDFWDNFLVQSPMPEDIELNSADGLSKENEAQPDENGWEKSQHVDKLTEQMGLLTSDTKRV
- the LOC126708505 gene encoding LOW QUALITY PROTEIN: mitogen-activated protein kinase kinase 10 (The sequence of the model RefSeq protein was modified relative to this genomic sequence to represent the inferred CDS: substituted 1 base at 1 genomic stop codon), with protein sequence MTLVRERRHQQALKLSLPPPVPVAEFQHQIHLTALLPAPGPDSPGIDNLSDLEKMAVLGHGTGGTVYKVLHKKTSSIYALKVLRFNQNTISICRQAAREAEILKRVDSQYIIRCHAVFDNGFIDTDNGGGDLCFVMEYMEGGSLHDVLRARQRLPEHVISGVARRVLEGLHYLHSMQIVHRDIKPSNLLVNDKGEVKIADFGVSHIVAGTREACHDSNMGTCAYMSPERFDPERWGGDNANGFAGDVWSLGVVVLECYVGHFPLIGPAQKPDWATLMCAICFGEMPEIPETASPEFRSFIRWCLEKDWRKRGTVGELLGHAFVNRNCXNSM